A single genomic interval of Candidatus Eisenbacteria bacterium harbors:
- a CDS encoding histidine phosphatase family protein, protein MGRLLLVRHAESEGNRDRVFTATPAVGLTERGREQAGTTAGWIGSRYEPRRIVTSPYARARETAAILAARLGLAAVVEEDLRERDYGRLAGLPYTTPRPDFDAARYWLWRPEGGETLVEVAARVGAVLDRLSREDPAGEIVVVSHGAAMMAAYWHVTGAWPPAGRVVRNAGVVVVEHREGSYHGTSEAAEDDVTG, encoded by the coding sequence GTGGGTCGCCTGCTCCTCGTGCGCCACGCCGAAAGCGAGGGCAACCGGGATCGCGTGTTCACGGCGACGCCGGCGGTCGGCCTCACCGAGCGGGGTCGCGAGCAGGCGGGCACGACCGCCGGCTGGATCGGCAGCCGCTACGAGCCACGGCGGATCGTGACCAGCCCGTACGCCCGCGCCCGCGAGACCGCGGCCATCCTCGCCGCTCGACTCGGGCTCGCCGCGGTCGTCGAAGAGGACCTGCGCGAGCGGGACTACGGGCGCCTCGCCGGCTTGCCCTACACGACCCCCCGCCCGGACTTCGATGCCGCACGGTACTGGCTGTGGCGTCCCGAAGGCGGCGAGACTCTGGTCGAGGTGGCCGCCCGGGTCGGCGCCGTGCTCGATCGCCTCAGCCGGGAAGACCCGGCGGGCGAGATCGTCGTCGTGAGCCACGGGGCCGCCATGATGGCCGCCTACTGGCACGTGACGGGTGCCTGGCCACCTGCCGGGCGGGTCGTCCGCAACGCCGGCGTGGTCGTGGTCGAGCACCGGGAGGGCTCGTATCACGGCACCTCCGAGGCCGCGGAGGACGACGTCACGGGTTGA
- a CDS encoding SPOR domain-containing protein, with amino-acid sequence MAVLVLGAAAAAFAPRAHAADPNVTARASIVVDAASGETLWERGADWPLPPASTTKVLTAIIALESGRLDDYFAVSVDASETAPSKIGLRPGDRMALGDLLYAVLLNSANDAATVVAEGLAGSESAFATRMNAKAHAIGAQGSHFVNPHGLTADGHVSTARDLAKIFRYGLHVREFREILETPRIKVPLQSKRVQTVTLHSHNRLLTGYTYPVIGKTGYTRAAGRCFVGAATSGGREIVIALLGSSDLWGDARRLFAFGFGEPMEGSPTIMASASRSRGRGVTTEGDEDLATRDGKSGVRVASIPKSRTRAPEATADVSSELGSTRYVVRLGPYKTRREAETTRNRLARSGFRGRVVGQALVMGDFPRRESADRLAKGLRVKGYRPTIVARR; translated from the coding sequence GTGGCTGTGCTGGTGCTCGGCGCCGCGGCCGCGGCGTTCGCGCCGCGCGCCCACGCTGCGGACCCGAACGTCACGGCGCGCGCGTCGATCGTGGTCGACGCCGCGTCGGGCGAGACGCTGTGGGAGCGTGGTGCCGACTGGCCGCTGCCGCCCGCGAGCACGACGAAGGTCCTGACCGCGATCATCGCCCTCGAGAGTGGACGGCTCGACGATTACTTCGCGGTGAGCGTCGATGCGTCGGAGACGGCGCCCTCGAAGATTGGCCTGCGACCGGGCGATCGCATGGCCCTGGGCGACCTGCTGTACGCCGTCCTGCTGAACTCGGCGAACGACGCCGCCACCGTCGTCGCCGAAGGGCTCGCGGGATCGGAGTCGGCCTTCGCGACCCGCATGAACGCGAAGGCGCACGCGATCGGCGCCCAGGGCTCCCACTTCGTGAATCCTCACGGCCTGACCGCCGATGGGCACGTCTCGACCGCGCGCGACCTCGCCAAGATCTTCCGCTACGGGCTCCATGTCCGCGAGTTCCGTGAGATTCTGGAGACGCCTCGGATCAAGGTGCCGCTCCAGTCGAAGCGGGTGCAGACGGTGACGCTCCATTCCCACAACCGTCTCCTCACCGGCTACACGTACCCGGTCATCGGCAAGACGGGCTACACGCGGGCGGCGGGCCGCTGCTTCGTCGGGGCGGCCACCTCCGGAGGGCGCGAGATCGTGATCGCCCTCCTCGGCTCGAGCGATCTCTGGGGCGATGCTCGACGCCTGTTCGCGTTCGGGTTCGGCGAGCCGATGGAGGGCTCGCCGACGATCATGGCGTCGGCATCCCGCTCGCGAGGCCGTGGCGTCACCACCGAGGGCGACGAGGATCTCGCCACTCGCGACGGCAAGAGCGGCGTCCGCGTGGCGAGCATCCCGAAATCGCGCACCCGCGCGCCCGAAGCGACGGCCGACGTGTCGTCCGAGCTCGGCTCGACCCGCTACGTCGTGCGGCTGGGGCCATACAAGACGCGGCGGGAGGCCGAGACGACGCGCAATCGGCTCGCGCGAAGCGGCTTCCGCGGACGCGTCGTGGGTCAGGCGCTCGTGATGGGCGACTTCCCGCGCCGCGAGAGCGCCGACCGTCTCGCCAAGGGGCTACGGGTCAAAGGCTACCGCCCGACGATCGTCGCGCGGCGTTAG
- a CDS encoding VWA domain-containing protein, translating into MARAQARRVRSVLVPPNEHCWIESDGYDRSAFAELVAESPSLAALVESGRVLVPHFRELLEDVFCLLFKLNPVWRTADEVAPSAALGGALLAGLRDHPLVEHVRSETQLDEAQAGLGTVLIGEELLRLLKREDILARGDLLDLWDLDRQENELRRRAEELAAIEEAGDASEREQDETARAAEVAAAMLRQKAHRVGARLAEMPARAKSALPAATAGLQRQLAESRDHAQRWGAGVGAGGRVSAGRRIELGKRLATNPKLKRLGALVGRMRQLALALRSRTTERPSDEVFAVELAGTIERLLPPELLAVRHPVLRRDFARRLVEGRLLSYHLRGVDERGRGPMIVCLDGSSSMAGDKEVWGKAVALTLLEIARRQRRLFRFVCFSSKEAPLYTLDLNPREHHAVQVDRTLDLAEYFPGGGTDFEAPIDAALATLAEARYRRGDVVLITDGECRVSPEWLARFRREKTRLEFSLFSILIDVGGTSDAETLRELSDRLTSVSQLTDDAARELFLRL; encoded by the coding sequence ATGGCTCGCGCGCAGGCCCGCCGTGTCCGCAGCGTGCTCGTGCCCCCCAACGAGCACTGCTGGATCGAGAGCGACGGGTACGACCGGAGCGCGTTCGCCGAGCTGGTCGCCGAGAGCCCGTCGCTGGCGGCGCTGGTCGAGAGCGGTCGCGTCCTCGTGCCGCACTTCCGCGAGCTGCTGGAGGACGTCTTCTGCCTCCTCTTCAAGCTGAACCCGGTCTGGCGCACGGCCGACGAAGTGGCGCCGTCGGCCGCGCTCGGCGGCGCCCTGCTCGCGGGGCTCCGGGATCACCCGCTCGTCGAGCACGTGCGCAGCGAGACGCAGCTCGACGAGGCGCAGGCCGGGCTCGGCACCGTGCTGATCGGCGAGGAGCTGCTGCGGCTCTTGAAGCGCGAGGACATCCTCGCGCGCGGCGACCTGCTGGACCTCTGGGACCTCGACCGCCAGGAGAACGAGCTGCGACGCCGCGCGGAGGAGCTGGCGGCGATCGAAGAGGCCGGCGACGCGTCCGAGCGCGAGCAAGACGAGACGGCGCGCGCGGCGGAGGTCGCGGCCGCGATGCTGCGGCAGAAGGCGCATCGCGTCGGCGCTCGCCTCGCCGAGATGCCGGCGCGCGCGAAGAGCGCTCTGCCCGCCGCGACGGCCGGGCTCCAGCGCCAGCTCGCCGAGAGCCGCGACCACGCGCAGCGCTGGGGCGCGGGCGTCGGCGCCGGCGGCCGCGTCTCCGCCGGACGTCGCATCGAGCTCGGAAAGCGCCTCGCCACGAACCCGAAGCTGAAGCGCCTGGGCGCGCTCGTCGGGCGGATGCGGCAGCTCGCTCTCGCGCTCCGCTCGCGCACGACCGAGCGCCCGAGCGACGAGGTGTTCGCCGTCGAGCTCGCCGGGACGATCGAGCGGCTCCTGCCGCCCGAGCTGCTGGCGGTGCGCCATCCCGTCCTGCGGCGCGACTTCGCGCGCCGGCTCGTCGAGGGGCGGCTCCTCTCCTATCACCTGCGCGGCGTCGACGAGCGCGGTCGCGGCCCCATGATCGTGTGCCTCGACGGCTCGTCGTCCATGGCCGGCGACAAGGAGGTATGGGGCAAGGCCGTTGCCTTGACGCTGCTCGAGATCGCGCGCCGGCAGCGCCGGCTTTTCCGCTTCGTCTGCTTCTCGTCGAAGGAGGCGCCGCTCTACACGCTCGACTTGAATCCGCGCGAGCACCACGCCGTGCAGGTCGATCGGACGCTCGACCTGGCCGAGTACTTCCCCGGCGGCGGCACCGACTTCGAGGCGCCGATCGACGCCGCGCTCGCGACCCTGGCCGAGGCGCGCTATCGCCGCGGCGACGTCGTCCTCATCACCGACGGCGAGTGCCGTGTGTCGCCCGAGTGGCTGGCGCGCTTCCGGCGCGAGAAGACGCGCCTCGAGTTCTCGCTGTTCTCGATCCTCATCGACGTCGGCGGTACGAGCGACGCCGAGACGCTGCGCGAGCTGTCGGATCGCCTGACGAGCGTCTCGCAGCTCACCGACGACGCCGCGCGGGAGCTGTTCCTCCGCCTGTGA
- a CDS encoding sterol desaturase family protein: MDRALRAAVAWGLFPAFTIGTAAIAIWATAPDAPRTPAIDGAVYVAFLIVTYALIAGLERAFPHRAEWGRAHGDVRTDVTHLVVTGTAASQLGLAVAGGLAVVCSPWLANRLGTGLWPSALPIAAQLFLAVLIAEFGHYWFHRVTHERAWAWRLHAVHHSAPRLYWLNATRFHPLDLAALVACQTLPLFLLGIPPRVFLLYSIFSSCYGQLQHCNVDLRSGVASWLFSTPELHRWHHSTDPREGNANYGAILITWDLVFGTFFRPRDRGFAGPVGIAGMPRFPTTWTGQLLAPFRWTAVR; the protein is encoded by the coding sequence GTGGATCGCGCGCTCCGAGCCGCCGTCGCGTGGGGGCTCTTCCCCGCTTTCACGATCGGCACGGCCGCGATCGCGATCTGGGCGACCGCGCCTGACGCGCCCCGCACACCGGCCATCGACGGTGCGGTGTACGTGGCGTTCCTCATCGTCACGTACGCGCTCATCGCCGGGCTCGAGCGCGCATTCCCGCATCGCGCCGAGTGGGGCCGCGCCCACGGCGACGTGCGCACCGACGTCACGCACCTCGTCGTCACGGGGACGGCGGCGAGCCAGCTCGGCCTGGCCGTCGCCGGTGGCCTGGCGGTCGTGTGCTCCCCATGGCTGGCGAACCGGCTCGGCACCGGGCTCTGGCCGTCCGCGCTGCCGATCGCCGCGCAGCTCTTCCTGGCCGTTCTCATCGCGGAGTTCGGGCACTACTGGTTCCACCGCGTGACGCACGAGCGCGCGTGGGCATGGCGGCTCCACGCCGTCCACCACAGCGCACCGCGTCTGTACTGGCTGAACGCGACGCGCTTCCATCCGCTCGACCTCGCGGCGCTGGTCGCCTGCCAGACGCTGCCGCTCTTCCTGCTCGGCATCCCGCCGCGCGTCTTCCTGCTCTACTCGATCTTCTCGTCCTGCTACGGACAGCTCCAGCACTGCAACGTCGACCTCCGCTCGGGCGTCGCGAGCTGGCTCTTCAGCACACCGGAGCTCCATCGCTGGCATCACTCGACCGACCCGCGCGAAGGCAACGCGAACTACGGCGCGATCCTGATCACGTGGGATCTCGTGTTCGGCACCTTCTTCCGGCCGCGTGATCGTGGTTTCGCGGGCCCCGTCGGCATCGCCGGCATGCCGCGCTTCCCGACCACCTGGACGGGGCAGCTCCTGGCGCCGTTTCGCTGGACCGCGGTCAGGTGA
- a CDS encoding TIGR00730 family Rossman fold protein, whose protein sequence is MAVPSEKTERQKPRGRRRRDVLGELLPRIQGDQALAREEAFVREMVETALKLLRDGTGTGDLKLLNAALRELRYAFKVFGPYRHVRKVSCFGSARTEATAPAYKTAREFAHQVADRGYMVITGGGDGIMRACQEGAGRERSFGANIRLPFEQSANEFISNDPKLVTFRYFFTRKLMFVKEADAVALFPGGFGTMDEGFEVLTLIQTGKGRPLPIVFIDSPRGTFWKTWLRYVEDHLLRKKLISESDLSLFKVTTSVEEAVEEIAGFYRVYHSSRNVGPKFVMRLTRPIAPALVADLGRDFKDLFAHGGDIVQTHALADEREQEPELNDLPRLVFPLVWGQPGRLRQLIDRVNREA, encoded by the coding sequence ATGGCGGTGCCCTCCGAGAAGACCGAACGACAGAAACCTCGCGGACGGCGGCGTCGCGACGTGCTGGGTGAGCTGCTGCCGCGCATCCAGGGCGATCAGGCGCTCGCGCGCGAAGAGGCGTTCGTGCGGGAGATGGTCGAAACGGCGCTGAAGCTCCTGCGCGACGGCACGGGCACCGGCGATCTGAAGCTCCTGAACGCCGCGCTGCGCGAGCTGCGCTACGCCTTCAAGGTGTTCGGGCCCTATCGCCACGTGCGCAAGGTGAGCTGCTTCGGCTCGGCACGAACCGAGGCGACGGCGCCCGCCTACAAGACTGCGCGCGAGTTCGCCCACCAGGTCGCCGACCGCGGCTACATGGTCATCACGGGCGGCGGCGACGGCATCATGCGCGCGTGCCAGGAGGGTGCCGGTCGCGAGCGCAGCTTCGGCGCGAACATCCGCCTGCCGTTCGAGCAGAGCGCCAACGAGTTCATCTCGAACGACCCGAAGCTCGTGACCTTCCGCTACTTCTTCACGCGCAAGCTCATGTTCGTGAAGGAGGCCGACGCGGTCGCGCTCTTTCCCGGCGGCTTCGGCACCATGGACGAGGGATTCGAGGTGCTGACGCTCATCCAGACCGGCAAGGGCCGGCCGCTGCCGATCGTCTTCATCGACAGCCCGCGCGGCACGTTCTGGAAGACATGGCTGCGCTACGTGGAGGACCACCTCCTGCGCAAGAAGCTCATCTCCGAGTCCGACTTGTCGCTCTTCAAGGTGACGACGTCGGTCGAGGAGGCGGTCGAGGAGATCGCCGGTTTCTACCGCGTCTACCACTCGTCGCGGAACGTCGGGCCGAAGTTCGTGATGCGCCTCACGCGCCCGATCGCGCCGGCGCTGGTCGCCGACCTCGGACGGGATTTCAAGGACCTCTTCGCGCACGGAGGCGACATCGTGCAGACGCACGCGCTGGCCGACGAGCGCGAGCAGGAGCCCGAGCTGAACGATCTGCCCCGGCTCGTCTTCCCGCTCGTGTGGGGGCAACCCGGGCGGCTGCGCCAACTGATCGACCGCGTGAATCGCGAGGCCTAG
- a CDS encoding CoA transferase, with translation MTGPLAGIRVLDLADQTGAFAGKLLAGLGADVVLAEPPGGSPLRTIPPFWQGAPDPERSLFFWFYAAGKRSVVADPAQTAALAAAADVVVETGFPSRADAWRAAHPRLVVASITPFGHAGPYREWRSSDTVAQAIGGLAHVNGHPDGPPLRALGLQAYHQAGVFAAIGVLAALLARETSGRGQLVDVSLEAAVAGSLEHVPGFFHQSGLVARRQGTLHWTRFFRVGRCKDGWVMHCTLGDWTSLFEWMRADGFGAAFEDPAFEGTMHRQKNAEALFDELDRWAAGYTVAELYEGAQLRRLPYAAVRPPEALLADPHLAERGFFVPIEHPDLGLTLPYPGAPFVMSETPWRVARPPRVDEHGPQVHRDWRVT, from the coding sequence GTGACGGGGCCCCTCGCCGGCATCCGCGTGCTCGACCTCGCCGACCAGACGGGCGCGTTCGCCGGCAAGCTGCTCGCGGGCCTCGGCGCCGACGTCGTCCTCGCCGAGCCGCCGGGCGGGAGCCCGCTCCGCACGATCCCGCCCTTCTGGCAGGGCGCGCCCGACCCGGAGCGGAGCCTCTTCTTCTGGTTCTACGCCGCCGGCAAGCGAAGCGTGGTCGCCGATCCCGCGCAGACGGCCGCGCTCGCGGCCGCCGCCGACGTCGTCGTCGAAACGGGCTTCCCGAGCCGTGCCGACGCGTGGCGTGCCGCGCACCCGCGCCTCGTCGTCGCCTCGATCACGCCGTTCGGGCACGCGGGGCCGTACCGCGAGTGGCGCTCCTCGGACACCGTCGCGCAGGCGATCGGCGGGCTCGCGCACGTGAACGGCCATCCCGACGGGCCGCCGCTCCGCGCGCTCGGCCTCCAGGCCTATCACCAGGCCGGCGTCTTCGCGGCGATCGGCGTCCTGGCGGCGCTCCTCGCGCGCGAGACGTCGGGACGCGGCCAGCTCGTCGACGTGAGCCTCGAGGCCGCGGTCGCGGGATCGCTCGAGCACGTGCCCGGCTTCTTCCACCAGAGCGGGCTCGTGGCGCGCCGGCAGGGGACGCTGCACTGGACGCGGTTCTTCCGCGTCGGGCGCTGCAAGGACGGCTGGGTCATGCACTGCACGCTCGGCGACTGGACGTCGCTCTTCGAGTGGATGCGCGCCGACGGCTTCGGCGCCGCGTTCGAGGATCCCGCCTTCGAAGGGACGATGCACCGCCAGAAGAACGCCGAGGCCCTGTTCGACGAGCTGGATCGCTGGGCCGCCGGCTACACGGTCGCCGAGCTCTACGAGGGTGCGCAGCTCCGGCGGCTGCCGTACGCCGCCGTGCGGCCGCCCGAGGCGCTGCTCGCCGATCCGCACCTCGCCGAGCGCGGCTTCTTCGTGCCGATCGAGCACCCCGACCTCGGCCTGACGCTCCCGTATCCCGGCGCGCCCTTCGTCATGAGCGAGACGCCGTGGCGCGTCGCGCGGCCACCGCGCGTGGACGAGCACGGCCCCCAGGTGCACCGCGACTGGCGCGTCACCTGA
- a CDS encoding right-handed parallel beta-helix repeat-containing protein — MRSIVALIAVIVSRAAVAAVVDVPAGDVPALVAAIAAANASAEDDTINLAPGEVYSLPAADNGVNGLPVVTSKITIVGSASVSGGPDSSIARAPGAVASFRIVEVAPSGDLTFEHVVLMGGRLTEPGDHGGGIRVDGGKLALVSSQVNANRCGDGCLGGGLFVAGASPSVAITDSSFSNNQAAEGGAIQLSAAATVTITRSRLVVNSVTVSTGSVYGGGISASAPANVTIVESTIGGNTAGSIDANAEGAGISDRGMATWTIERSTIVGNTISVPNGDGLGGGIGEAGGATFTIVNSTISSNAVFVDWLGRAEGGGISAQGGGSWSLSNVTIARNAVDRSPPLPLVGTVPAARGGGVALDSGTFHVRNTIIADNTTTADPPLPTAGPDCFTESVGNPQTLVSDGYSLIENSADCSRLAGPGDVTGVDPMLDELAVVEGGPTALHVLLSCSPAIEAGSPGPVGSGGDACEIVDQRGVTRPVGKRCDIGSYERAPDPLETCETSTSTTTSTTTLPGCRAVATFESIECRLDALVTRLQAASDLGRLQNGLVMIAAKVREKLQAAEGLGGAKKQKNVVKKAVRRLSTLQHRLKSRSARKIIPDATRMPLLGETRSIYDDLKQLLAALG, encoded by the coding sequence GTGCGCTCGATCGTCGCCCTCATCGCCGTGATCGTCTCGCGCGCCGCCGTAGCTGCGGTCGTCGACGTTCCGGCGGGCGACGTCCCGGCGCTGGTCGCCGCCATCGCTGCGGCCAACGCGAGCGCGGAGGACGACACGATCAACCTCGCACCCGGAGAGGTCTACTCGCTTCCCGCAGCGGACAACGGGGTAAATGGGCTGCCGGTCGTCACCAGCAAGATCACGATCGTCGGATCGGCATCGGTGAGCGGCGGGCCGGATTCCAGCATCGCGCGGGCGCCGGGCGCAGTGGCTTCGTTTCGCATCGTCGAGGTCGCACCGTCGGGCGATCTGACGTTCGAGCACGTCGTGCTGATGGGCGGTCGCCTGACGGAGCCTGGCGATCATGGCGGCGGCATCCGGGTCGATGGCGGAAAGCTCGCGCTCGTGAGCAGCCAGGTCAACGCCAACCGCTGCGGCGACGGGTGTCTCGGCGGCGGACTCTTCGTAGCGGGAGCGAGCCCGAGCGTAGCGATCACGGACTCCAGCTTCAGCAACAACCAAGCGGCCGAGGGTGGCGCGATCCAGCTGTCCGCCGCCGCGACGGTCACGATCACGCGCAGTCGGCTCGTGGTCAACTCCGTGACGGTGTCGACGGGGTCGGTCTATGGAGGGGGCATTTCGGCGAGCGCTCCCGCGAACGTCACCATCGTCGAGTCGACGATCGGTGGGAACACAGCCGGTTCGATCGACGCAAACGCCGAGGGTGCCGGCATCTCGGATCGGGGAATGGCCACCTGGACGATCGAGCGTTCGACCATCGTCGGCAACACGATCTCCGTCCCGAACGGCGACGGCCTCGGAGGCGGCATTGGCGAGGCGGGCGGCGCCACCTTCACGATCGTCAACAGCACGATCAGCTCGAACGCCGTATTCGTCGACTGGTTGGGACGCGCCGAGGGCGGCGGGATCTCGGCGCAGGGCGGAGGGTCGTGGAGCCTCAGCAACGTCACCATCGCACGCAATGCCGTCGACAGATCGCCGCCGCTGCCGCTCGTCGGGACCGTACCCGCAGCACGTGGCGGAGGAGTCGCCCTCGATTCAGGGACCTTCCACGTTCGGAACACGATCATTGCGGACAACACCACGACCGCAGACCCGCCGCTCCCCACCGCCGGACCCGACTGCTTCACGGAATCGGTCGGGAACCCGCAGACGCTGGTATCGGACGGCTACTCGCTCATCGAGAACTCGGCCGACTGCAGTCGGCTCGCAGGCCCGGGCGACGTCACGGGTGTCGATCCGATGCTCGACGAGCTCGCCGTCGTGGAAGGAGGTCCGACGGCGCTGCACGTCCTTCTGTCGTGCAGCCCGGCGATCGAAGCGGGAAGCCCCGGACCGGTCGGCAGCGGTGGCGACGCGTGCGAGATCGTCGACCAGCGTGGAGTCACGCGACCCGTGGGGAAGCGGTGCGACATCGGATCCTACGAGCGGGCCCCCGATCCACTGGAGACCTGCGAGACGTCGACGTCGACCACGACGAGCACCACGACGCTCCCGGGCTGCCGAGCCGTTGCGACCTTCGAGTCGATCGAATGCCGGCTCGACGCCCTCGTGACGCGGCTGCAGGCCGCGAGCGACCTGGGGCGACTGCAGAACGGTCTCGTCATGATCGCGGCGAAGGTGCGCGAGAAGCTGCAGGCAGCCGAAGGCCTCGGTGGGGCGAAGAAGCAGAAAAACGTCGTGAAGAAGGCGGTCAGGCGCCTGAGCACCCTCCAGCACCGCTTGAAATCGCGATCCGCCCGGAAGATCATTCCCGACGCAACGCGGATGCCGCTGCTGGGCGAAACACGATCCATCTACGACGATCTGAAGCAGTTGCTCGCCGCCCTCGGCTGA
- a CDS encoding AAA family ATPase, translating to MTPRELLRSIRDELRSQFLERTELIDGALLGLLAGQHVLVIGPPGTAKSMLADEVCRRITGARYFQWLLTRFTTPEELFGAVSLKALEADDYRRLTTHKLPEAHVAFLDEVFKASSSILNTILTLMNERRFHNGREVTSVPLLTLFGASNELPEDDELLALQDRFLLRYEVRYIEEDFRFLKLLQAKGPDTRTTMTLAELETARAEAAALPVPGQVLRAVTDVRRELGRKQVVASDRRYAQAIGLLRAHAYLGGREAVAEGDVAVLEHVLWRDPAERQAVRDTIREQLHGYEDEAQVLLFQSRELRDYALRSWETTELQSRAAVEAHTKLRSIVGKVETILSDAQSTGRATSKVESVRDEILQIQRDMLTRL from the coding sequence GTGACGCCGCGCGAGCTGCTTCGATCCATCCGCGACGAGCTGCGGAGCCAATTCCTCGAGCGCACCGAGCTGATCGACGGCGCGCTGCTCGGGCTCCTGGCCGGACAGCACGTGCTCGTGATCGGACCGCCGGGCACGGCGAAGTCGATGCTCGCCGACGAGGTGTGCCGGCGCATCACGGGCGCGCGATATTTCCAGTGGCTGCTGACGCGCTTCACGACGCCCGAGGAGCTCTTCGGCGCCGTCAGCCTGAAGGCGCTCGAGGCCGACGACTACCGGCGCCTCACGACCCACAAGCTGCCCGAGGCGCACGTCGCCTTCCTGGACGAGGTGTTCAAGGCGAGCTCGTCGATCCTGAACACCATCCTGACGCTCATGAACGAGCGCCGCTTCCACAACGGGCGCGAGGTGACGAGCGTCCCGCTGCTGACGCTGTTCGGCGCCTCCAACGAGCTGCCCGAGGACGACGAGCTGCTGGCGCTCCAGGACCGCTTCCTGCTTCGCTACGAGGTCCGCTACATCGAAGAGGACTTCCGGTTCCTGAAGCTGCTCCAGGCGAAGGGCCCCGACACCCGGACGACGATGACGCTCGCCGAGCTCGAGACGGCGCGCGCCGAGGCGGCGGCCCTGCCCGTGCCGGGTCAGGTGCTTCGCGCCGTGACCGACGTCCGGCGCGAGCTCGGCCGCAAGCAGGTGGTCGCGTCCGATCGGCGTTACGCGCAGGCGATCGGCCTCCTGCGCGCGCACGCCTACCTCGGTGGCCGCGAGGCCGTCGCCGAGGGCGACGTCGCGGTGCTCGAGCACGTCCTGTGGCGCGATCCCGCCGAGCGCCAGGCGGTGCGCGACACCATCCGCGAGCAGCTCCACGGCTACGAGGACGAGGCGCAGGTCCTGCTCTTCCAATCGCGCGAGCTGCGCGACTACGCGCTGCGGAGCTGGGAAACGACCGAGCTGCAGAGCCGTGCCGCCGTCGAGGCGCACACGAAGCTCCGCAGCATCGTCGGCAAGGTCGAGACGATCCTCTCCGACGCACAGTCGACCGGGCGCGCGACCAGCAAGGTCGAGTCCGTGCGCGACGAGATCCTGCAGATCCAGCGCGACATGCTGACGCGGCTCTGA